The genomic window CATTAATGTTGCCAACTACAGGAATTAAGACATCTACAGGGACATTTAATAGCCAGAGTACAGTGTATCAAACTAGTGCATATACTGGTAGCAATGGTCAATCTTCGTCCTTTGCCCCTTACCAGAGTAGGGTTGCCTTATCTGATCAGAATTGTGGAATGCCAATACGCTGCATAGCTGACAAATAAGAAATTTAATGTTCGGAAATTGGTTTTCAGGAAAATAATTTTCTTTATTGCTATGGCTACCTAAACAATAAATATTACCAAAGAGGACTTTTGCGCTTTTCATTTCCTGTCGTGAGACAGGTTTGAAAAGCGCATTTTTTTTAGACTTACTGTTTTGGGTTTACGCAAGATAAAAGAATACCACAGCCAAAGGAAAATTTAAAATGACACGCCAGAAACTCTACAGGGCACAGTTCTAAAAGTCTTTGTTAAAGATCTACACACATAATCATTCCAAAAAACGAAGCGCCCGCGCTAACAATAGACAAAGTAAGATTGCATCTTTCCCTTGCAAGGCCAACCAAATAAGCCACAACTTCTTACTCAAGAAGCAAAAAAAGCTATAATAGATTTGCGTAATTGCTTTGCCTGTTCGCATTGTTCGAGTCGTAGCAAACTAACTTTTTGAAACTGTTTTTGTTTTCTGTACTTTTACATCTCTAAAAAGTGCGTTTTGTCAAATTCTAATAAACAAACTGGCAGTATATCTGAAAAAGCTGGAATTTCACCTCCTGAAATCACCAATATTGCGGCTATCAATCAAATTAAAAGCAAACGCAGACAACAGCCCACTTCTCAAGAATTAATTGATGGTATTTTAGAAGGAAACAGAACTTCTCTTAGCCGCGCGATTACTTTAATTGAAAGCACCAATCCAGACCATTTTGATAAAGCTGGCGAAGTGATTCAAGGCTGTTTAGCTCATGCCAATAAATCAGTTCGAATTGGAATCACGGGAGTTCCCGGAGTTGGAAAAAGTACTTTTATTGAAGCTTTTGGAAAACATCTGACACAATTAGGAAAAAAAGTAGCAGTTTTGGCAGTTGACCCAAGCAGTTCGCTTTCGCATGGAAGTATTCTCGGTGACAAAACCCGAATGGAAGAATTGGTAAAAGATGAAAATGCTTTTATTCGTCCAAGCGCTTCTGGAGAAACTTTAGGCGGTGTGGCTCGCAAAACCAGAGAAACCATTATTCTTTGCGAAGCGGCAGGTTTTGATACTATTATAATCGAAACAGTCGGTGTTGGCCAAAGTGAAACCGCTGTTCACAGCATGGTCGATTTCTTTTTGCTTTTAAAGATTTCTGGCGCTGGCGACGAACTTCAAGGCATTAAACGCGGTATTATGGAAATGGCAGACGCTATTGTCATTAACAAAGCTGACGGCGATAATATAAAAAAGGCCAATCAGGCGAAATTGGAATTTAATCGCGCTTTGCATTTATTTCCTCCAAAAAAATCAAACTGGCAACCTAAAGTAACTACTTGCAGTTCGCTGATAAAAGATGGCATTGCGGAAGTTTGGAATACTATTTCTGATTATTTTGAAATGACAAAAGAAACTGGATTCTTCCAAGAAAAAAGAAATGAACAAAATCATTTCTGGATGATGGAAACCATCAACGAACAGCTTAAACAAAATTTCTATAATCAACCAGAAATAATTTCGCTTTTAGAAGAAAGCAAAAAAGCAGTGCAAAATAATGAGATTTCATCTTTTGCAGCTGCTGCTGAGTTATTAAAATTGTATTTTAATAAAGGTGCAAAGGCTCAAAGTGACAAAGGTTCAAAGTAGAAAAAGTCGCTTTGCTCCTTTTAATTCC from Flavobacterium sp. KACC 22763 includes these protein-coding regions:
- the meaB gene encoding methylmalonyl Co-A mutase-associated GTPase MeaB; its protein translation is MSNSNKQTGSISEKAGISPPEITNIAAINQIKSKRRQQPTSQELIDGILEGNRTSLSRAITLIESTNPDHFDKAGEVIQGCLAHANKSVRIGITGVPGVGKSTFIEAFGKHLTQLGKKVAVLAVDPSSSLSHGSILGDKTRMEELVKDENAFIRPSASGETLGGVARKTRETIILCEAAGFDTIIIETVGVGQSETAVHSMVDFFLLLKISGAGDELQGIKRGIMEMADAIVINKADGDNIKKANQAKLEFNRALHLFPPKKSNWQPKVTTCSSLIKDGIAEVWNTISDYFEMTKETGFFQEKRNEQNHFWMMETINEQLKQNFYNQPEIISLLEESKKAVQNNEISSFAAAAELLKLYFNKGAKAQSDKGSK